Sequence from the Amycolatopsis sp. NBC_00345 genome:
GTCGCAAGCTCGCCGTCGGCCTGCTGGCGGCGAGCTTCGTGGGCGTGGCGGCGGTGGTGAGCCTGCTCGCGTTCCTCGGCCTGTTCGTCTACGGCCTGCGCCTCGGCGTGGGCGCGGCGGTCGTCGGGCTCGTGTTCACGGTGCTGCAGCTGGCTTTCGCCGTGCTGCTCTACCGCGTGGTGATGGCGGCGCTCGGCGCGCTGCTGACCTCGCGCAAGGGCAAGGAGCTCGGCGTCGTCCTGGTCGCGCTCACCGGGCTTTCCGGGGTGGCGCTGAACTACGCGCTCAACAGCCTGGGCCCGGCGATCGTGAACGGGCAGATGCCCGGTTTCGTCGGCGTGGTGCACGCGCTGCCGTCCGGCTGGGGCACGCTCGCCGTGCGCGCGGCGGGCGACGGCTCGTGGGGCACGGCCTTCGGCCTGCTCGCGGCGATGGTCGCGCTGCTCGCCGTGCTCGTCGCCGCGTGGGGCGCGCTGCTGACGAAGCGTGTGACCAGCCCTTCGTTCAGCGGTACCTCGCGGACGCGTGTGAAGGCGCCGGGCACGCGGACCCGGCGGAGCATCCTGCCGGCGACGCCCGTGGGAGCGGTGGCACGTAAGGAACTCTGGACGTGGCGGCGGGACGCGCGCCGCCGGGTCGCGCTGCTCTCGACGCTGATCGTCGGCCTCGTCGTCGCCGTGGTGCCGACGCTCTCGGGCGGCGGCCACCCGGTGCTGGTCCCCTACCTCGGCATCGCGGTGGTCTTCTTCGCGTGCATGCAGTCGGGCAACCTCTACGGCTTCGACGGCAGCTCGCTGTGGCACACGCTGATCGTGCCGGGCGCCGAGCGCGCCGACGTCCGCGGACGGCAGCTCGCGTGGGCGCTGATCATCGCGCCGGTCGCCCTGCTGCTGGCCGCCGTGCTGCCGGGCGCGCTGGGCAAGCCGGGCGCGTACCCGTGGGTGCTGGGCCTGGTGCCGGCGTTGCTGGGCGCGGGGGCGGGGGTGCTGATGCTGCAGTCGGTGTTCCTGGCTTTCCCGCTGCCGGACCAGCGGCGCTCCTCGAGCCCGTGGTCGTCCGGCGGCCGCCCCGGTTGCGCCCGCTTGCTGATGATGTTCGCGACGATGCTGCTCATGGGCGTCGGTGTGCTCCCGGTGCTGGCGCTGGGCGTCGTCGGCGCGTTGGCGGATCTGCCGGTGCTGCAGTGGATCGGCGTGCCGGCCGGCGTCGCCACCGGGCTGCTGCTCGCGTGGTGGTGGGGCGGCATCGCCCAGCGGCGCCTGGTGAGCCACGGGCCGGAGCTGCTCGCCACGGTGAGCAAGGAGCGTTAGGTCGTGGCGGGCCAGTAGCGCGGTCCGCCGTCTGCGGGGATGAGCAGGCCGACGCGCCGCTCTTCGGGCGGCGGATCCGCAGGACGCCGCTCGCCGGACACCTCGTGGCCGATCAGGCCGTACGAGAATCCGGCGGCGGCGTGGACCTGTCGGCCCACTTCGGCCAGCCAGTCGTCGATCGGCCGCCGCCAGGCGAGGTGCGCGAGCGCCCCTTCCCCTTCGAACGGGAAGGGGAAGGCGTCCACGCGCGGCTCGGCGCGGCCCAGCGCGCCGAGCGGCAGGTAGAAGTCGAGCCAGTCGGGCCCGCCGTCCTCGCGGATCGCGACCACCCCGCAGACGACCGGCGTCCCGCCGGGCAGCGTGACGATCCCCTGCAGGTGCTGGTGGCGCCGCAGGGAGCCGAGGGTGCACCCGACCGGCGGCTGCCCGGCGGGCTCGCGGTCGCGGGTGCCGTACCAGTCCGGCACAGGCACGGCCCCGGCCAGTGCGGCCAGCGCGCGCTCCAGACGTGTGTCGCTGGTGGCGCCGAGGTTCAGGGCCAGCTCGTAGAACCCACCGTGCCAGTTGTCGGCGAGGGTGAACGCCGTGGACGTCGTCATCCCGCGATCATCCCGGCTGCTCACGGCCGGGCGCAGCTGGTTTACGGCGCCCTGGCGTGATGCCGCTGCCCGTGAGACCGGGTTCCGCCGTTACGGTGGTCCCCATCGCGACAGCCGCAATGCGTCCACTATGGACGCTCGAGTGGTCCAGGAGGCCCCCTTGCCCACGCGCACCGACCAGCTCCAGCTCGCCGACGGCACTGTCGGACTGCCCGTGTGGCTGCCCGAATCCGGCCGTGGCCCGGGACTCGTGCTGGTCCAGGAGATCTTCGGCCTCGACGCGTACCTGGCCGGGGTCGCCGCGGATCTCGCCGCGCTCGGGTACGTGGTCGCCGTGCCGGAACTGTTCTGGCGGTTCGCCCCCGGCTGGTCGTCGGAGCATGACGAGGCCGGCGTGACCCGGGCGATGGAGGTCTCCGGAGCGTTCGACCCGGCGCAGGGGCTCTTGGACGTCCTCGCGGCGCTCGCCCACCTGCGCGCCCTCCCGGAGGTGACCGACGGCGCCGGTGTCCTGGGCTTCTGTCTGGGCGGCTCCCTGGCCTTCTCCGCCGCCGCGGCCGGCACCCCGGACGTCGCGATCTCCTTCTACGGCTCGGCGGTGGCGTCGGACCTGGCGTCGCTGGCCGAGGTGAGCTGTCCGCTCCAGTTCCATTTCGGCGGGCAGGATCCCTTCATCCCGCGGTCGGACGTCCGCGCGGTCGAGTCCGCGGTGGCTTCGCATCCCGACGCGGAGATCCACGTGCAGGAGGACGCCGGGCACGCGTTCCACAACCGCGTCGCGCCGATGTTCCACCACCCGGCCGCGGCGGCCCGGGCTTGGGCCCTGACAACGGAGTTCCTGCGGCGGACCCTGCCGGCGTAAGCGCCCCCATCAGCGAATCTGTTACTTGTCGCGGTCCGTGGCGGCGGCAGGAGGTCGATTCGTGTGGTCGTAGGATTTCTGTGACGCGGACACGCTGCCGAGGTGGGTGATCGACCATTCCTCTAGTGCGCGTAGTGGTTCGCGCAGGGTGCGGCCCGCTTCGGTCAGCTGGTATTCGAGGCGGATCGGGACTTCGGGGTGGACGGTGCGGTGTACGAGCCCGTCCCGTTCGAGTCCGCGGAGGGTCTGGGTGAGCATCTTCTGCGAGACTGAGTGGTTACCGCAAAGTGCCTTCTTCCCGTTGGAGAGTTGCACTCATACGGTAAGCGCAGCGCGTCGCCCGACGCCACCCGTCACCCAGAAAGGGCATCTCGTGTCTCGTTTCACCGTCATCGGCGGCACCGGCTATGCCGGCTCGGCCATCGTCACGGAGGCCGCTGCCCGCGGTCACCAGGTCACCGCACTGAGCCGCTCGCTGCCCGACGCGCCGATCCCGAACGTCACCTACGTCCAAGGCGACGCCACCGACGAAGCAACGCTGTCTTCGGTCATCGAAGGCGCGGACGTAGCGGTGGCCGTACTCGCCCCGCGCGGCCCGCTGGCCGGCCCCTTCCGCGACGTCTACCGCACCATCGCGCGTCTGGCCGACACCGAGGGCGTGCGCCTGTTCGTCGTCGGCGGCGCCTCGTCGCTGCGCCCCTCGCCCGGGGCAGATCGCTTCGTCACCGACCTCAGCCAAGTCCCCGAAGAGCTCCGTGACGGGATCCTCACCGACGCGGCAGTGATCATCGAGGACCTCCCCGCCACGCCCGCGACACTCGACTGGGTCTATGTCAGCCCGGCGCGCGGGTTCGGTGCGCACGCGCCCGGCGAACGACTCGGCCGCTACCGGCTCGGCGACGACGTCTCGGTCGCCCCCGAGGACGGCGGCGCGATCTCCGCCGCGGACTACGCCCTCGGGTTCGTCGACCTCATCGAAAAAGGCGAGCACCACCGGGAACAGGTCAACCTCAGCCACTGAACCGGCCCCAGCCGTGGCCTGACCGGCCGGCGCTCGAGTACAAGGAAGGCATGCTCCATCGTGGACGATGAAGACGAAAAGACGCGCTACCGGGGATTCGGACCCGTCCTCGGGCTGCCGATCCAGAACGCGCGGGTGGATCTCTCGGCGTTGCCCCCGGATTTCCGGAAGTTGTTCCCGCCCGTGCTCGAGAAGGCCAAGGAGCCGCTGGTCGGCATCACCACGGACGGACACGTCGTACCCGATCTGTTCGCCATCCAGGACACCGGGTGGAATCCCGGGCCAGCAAGCAAAGCGGCGACCGCCTTCCTCGACTGCCTCACCCCCACCCAGCGCGAAAACGTCCTGTTCGCCGTCGACGCCGACGAATGGCGGATGTGGATCAACGCCTTTCCGAGCTGGGACCCGCACGGCCTGCGCCTCGAGGACCTCGAACCCGCGCAACGCGATCGTGCACTCGCGATCCTCCAGGAGTCCTTGTCCACCACCGGTTTCTCCGACGCCCGGACGGCGATGAAACTCAACGCCGCACTCGGCGAGCTGGTCGGGGGATACCGCGACACCCTCACCGAATACTCCTATTCCATCGCGGTGTTCGGCACCCCCTCGACAACCCAGCCGTGGGGATGGCAACTGTGGGGCCACCACCTCGACGTGCACTGCTTCATCCTCGGCAGGCAGATGGTCCTCACCCCGACCTTCATCGGCGCCGAACCCACCGAAGCCGACCGCGGCGTCCACAAGGGCCTGCGCCTGTTCGACGAGCAGCGGGCAGCCGGACTCGACCTGCTGCGCAGCTTGCGCCCCGCGCAGGAAAGCCAGGCCGTTCTCCACTCCTCGATGCGGGTGCAGGACCTGCCCGCCGAACTCGCCGACCCCCTCAACGGCAGGCACCGGGGCGGCGCAGCGCAGGACAACCGCGTCATCCCCTACGCGGGGCTACCGGCCGGCGGACTCTCCCTCCCGCAACGAAATTCACTGCTCCGCTTGGTGAACACCTACGCCCAGCGACTCCCGGACGGTCCCGCCGCCGCGTTCATGGAAAACATCGAACAGCACCTCGACGACACCCACCTCGCCTGGATCGGCGGAACCGGCGACAACGACGCCTTCTACTACCGCGTCCACAGCCCCGTCGTCCTCATCGAATACGACTGCCAGTCAGGCGTCTTCCTCGACAACGACCAGCCCGAACCGTTCCACGTCCACACCATCGTCCGCACCCCCAACGGCGGTGACTACGGACGCGACCTGCTGCGCCGGCACCTCGCCCACCACCATCCGCAGCGCGCAGTGCGGTGATGTCGGCTCCGGGCGCCATCGCTCGCCCCGGGTGCCGGCGGCGCGCAAGGTCGAACGCCGGCGCGATCGCGACCATGCCGGCCGCACTGGTGCGGGGCCGGCATGGTCGAGATCGGCGGGCAATTCCACCGGGTCAAAGGACACGGCCTCCTATCGGTTGGCATCGCAGTATGTCCCGCAGTCCGAGGCGCTGCTTCGCGAATTCATCGACCAGGAGAGCACCGCCGGCTCGCGGCACTGCTCGACACTCCGGACGCCGCGCTACGAGCGGGCATGGTCGACGTCCGGATCCTGGGTCTCGCGGCAGCCTGGTACTTCGGTGCCTGGAAGCCGCCGATCTTCTGCTCGAGCAGTTCGGCCAGCCGCAGCGGGGTGCGGTCCTCGAACATCGGGCCGATGAGCTGCACCCCGACCGGCAGGCCCTCGGCGGACCGGCCCGCGGGTATGGCGGTGGCGGGCAGGCCGGGCATGGTGGCCAGGCCGGCCCAGACGAGCTGGTCGAAGTACGGGTACTCGACGCCGTCGATGTCGAGGCGCCGTTCCAGCGGATTGGGGCTGTGGTCGTGCGGGAACGCGGGCGTCGGCGTGATCGGGCACACCACGGCGTCGAACTCGGCGAACAGCTGCCGCCAGCCGTGGCGGTGGAGCTCGCGGCGGTTGTTCGCCTCCATCCAGTCGCGGTGGCTGAACACCATGGCGCGCTGCCGCACGGCGTCCAGGCTCTGGTCGTCCGCGCTCAGTCCGGCGGCGCGGGTCCGCAGCTGCTCGTCGGCGTCGACGGGAAAACGCGCGACGGAGCCAGAAATCAGCAACTTCATGTAGAGCGTCGCGGCTTCGGTCAGATCGGGCAGCAGCGGAGTGTGCCGTTCGACGCGGGCGCCGCCGTCGGCGAGCGCGTCGGCCACCCGGTTCACGCCCGCCCGCACGGCGGACCCGGTCGGAATGAGCGGATGCTCGTCGAGGACCAGGACCCGGAAGTCGCCGAGCCGCTCGTGGCGCGCGGGCGGGAGCGTCAAGTCGTGCGCCTTGCCGAGCGTCAGCGGGTCCGGTCCGGCCATGACGTCGAGCAGGAGCGCGAGGTCGCGGGCGGTGCGCGCCATCGGACCGACGACGGCGAGGTCGAGGTCGACCGGCAACGGCGGTGCCGGCGGCGCGACCATGCCGCGGGGCGCCGCCAGCCCGAGCGTCGGCTTGTGCGCATAGATGCCACAGAAATGCGCGGGGGTGCGCAGCGAACCGCCGAGGTCGGAGCCGATGGACAGCGCGCCGAACCCGGACGCCAGGGCCGCCGCCGACCCGCCGGAGGATCCGCCCGACGTGCGATCGTGATCCCACGGATTGCTGGTGGTGCCGTAGATCTCGTTGAAGGTCTGGATGTCCTGCAGCCCCAACGGCACATTGGTCTTGCCGAGCACCACCGCGCCCGCGGCCTTGAGCCGCGACACCTGTACCGCGTCCTCGGCCGGCAGGTAGTCCCGGTGTTGCGGCATGCCCCAGTTCGTCGGCAGCCCGGCGATGTCGTACGACTCCTTGACCGTCACCGGAATGCCGAGCAGCGGCCGGTCCTCACCACGCGCACGGGCCTGGTCGGCACGGTGCGCGGCGGCCCGTGCACGGTCGAAGTCCGGCACGCAGATCGCATTGATCACCTCATCGTCGCGCTCGATACGGGCGATCGCCTCTTCGGTCAGTTCCACCGATGTCACCGCACCGGCACGCAACGCAGTAACAAGTTCTTCGGCTGCCTGAAAGCTCCGTTCCATGAATTCGAAGCTATCGGACGGCCGCAGAAGGCACGAAATTCCGGTTCGCGCAACGGGGAGGCCGAACAGGCCGTCTTCACCGACGAATTCGCGCACTCGTTCCACCGCCAAAAGTGACCCTTCGCAGGTCACAGCGCCAAAAGTGGGCCAACTCCACCCGCACCGGCCATGAAATGCCGCATCGGGCAATAGGATGGACGTCTCAATTCTTGGACCTTGCCCAAAACATCTTTTGCAGACGGGCAATTGTCGTCATGTTTCTCAACGTCCGCTCATGCCGCATACAACTCGGGAGTGGCTGATCGCGGCTGTGGCAGGATTCGGCTATGGGCATGCCGCGGCCGTTGACCGAGGCGGAGCGGGCGGTGCTTGGCCTTCTGCTGTCGGTCGAGTTCGATGGGGTCGCCGAGCTCCGTCAGCAGGGGGACGAGCCCGCGTGCGAGATCCTGTTGTTCCTGGAGGCTGGGTGCCTGTCGTACCTGGAGCTGGTCTGCTATAGCGACTTCGCGCCGTCCGGTCATCCGCATACCGCACAGGCGGTCATGCCGAATCGCGGATCCTCACCGCACTCCGGCCCCCGGCAGCGGTCAGCGGTGCCGGGGGCCGGACCGCGGTAGCCGCAGGGTGAGCACCGCGCCCTCCCCCGAGCCGGCGGCGACCACGCCGTCGTGGGCTTCGACCAGGTGCCGCACGATGGCCAGGCCCAGGCCGCTGCCCCCGGTTCGCCGGGCCCGGGACTTGTCGGCACGCCAGAAGCGGTCGAACACGAACGGAAGGTCCTCGGCCGCGATGCCGGTCCCGGTGTCGGCGACCTCGATCACCACCTGGTCGCCGTCGGCCGCCGCGCGCACCGTCACGCGCCCGCCCGGCGGCGTGTACCGCAGCGCGTTGGCCACGAGGTTGCCGATGGCCTGGCGCAGGCGCACCGGATCGGCGACGAGCACGAGGTCCGGGTCGTCCACGGTCGCGGTGAGGGCGACTTCCCTGGCGTCCGGTGCGTGCGCGGCGACGACCTGGTCGACGAGGTCGGCGACGAGCACCGTTTCGGGGTGTATCCGCAGCTGCCCGGCGTCCGCGTCCGAGATGTCCCGCAGGTCCTCGATGATGTGCTGGAGCAGCACCGTGTCTTCCAGCAGGGAGTGGGTCAGCGCGCGGTCCAGCGGCAGGTGCCCGTCCTCGGCGGCTTCCAGCCTGCCGCCGATGGCGTTGAGCGGGTTGCGCAGCTCGTGGGCGATGTCGCTGATCATCGTGCGCCGTTGCTGCTCGGTCTGCTCGCGGCGCTCCACCAGCGTGTTGAACGCCGTTGCCAGGTAACCGATCTCGTCGCGGGAGGTCACGGCGGCCCGTTGGTCCCGGCGCACGGCTTCGGTCAGCGCGCGCAGTGGCCTGGCCAGTCTGGAGGCGAACGCCACCATGACGAGCATGGCCAGTCCGACCACGCCCAGCGTCACCAGGACGATGCGTTCGGCGTTCGCGGTCGACAGCGGGAACGCCTGCTGGGGCTCGCCGTCCTGGCTGAGCACGAACAGCAGGGCCGGCGGTGCGACGTACCCGGCCAGCTGCTCCCGGCGGCCGGAGTCCACACAGGACTTCGCCGGCTGAGTCTGGTTGCCCGTCACGACGAATCCGAGCGTGACCACCGCGGACTCGCTCGCATGCTGTCGTTTCAGGCAGGTGGTGACCAGCGCGTTCACCTCGTCGAGCGCCCTGGCCTCGGTCGGGGTGGGCTGGTCCAGCGCACGCGTGTCGCACTTGGTGGGCACGAAGCCGCCACCGGGCGGGCTGACCACCGGGCGTCCCGACGGCAGCTCCCGCACCTCGGCGGGAATCCGGTTGTCCTGCAAGCAGAATTGCTCTTCGGCGGCCGCGGTCTGCAGGCTGACGCGTTCGTCCGGAGTCAGCGCGTACGGTCCCACCGCGCGGGGATCGATCCCGCTCGGCGCGGTGTCGGGCACCAGCACCGGGTCCACGTGCAACGGGTCGACCACCGCGCTGGGCTGGGCCGGCAGGGTGTGCGCGCCACTGCCGGAGTCCGCGATCGGCGTGCGCGCCGCAGTCGTCAGCACGATCCGCCGCCCGGCCTTCGCCGCCACCAGACGCACGGTGTCGCCGACCTCGTTCCAGTCGCGGTTCTTCGCCGCGTAGCCGATCAGCTCGTCGTAGGTGGACGCGTCGCCGGACAGCGCTTGGCCCTGCTCCTGCCGGATCGCGCGGGTGGTGCCCTCGACCGCCAGCCACGCGGTCGCGGCGATCGAGCTGACCGCGATCAGCGCGGAGACCGCCGTCAGCCGGACCACCAGGCTCCGGCGGCGGGCGAACCTAGCCGGCGGCATCGGTGAGCTTGTAGCCGACGCCGTACACGGTCACCAGGCGGGTCGGCCGGGCCGGATCGCGCTCGATCTTCCGGCGCAGGTTGAGCACGTGCACATCGATGATCCGGGTCGTGACGTAGGCGTCCGTGCCCCGGGTCAGCTCCAGCAGCCGGCCGCGGGTGAACGCCCGGCCCGGCTGGGCGGCGAACACCTCGAGCAGGGCGAACTCGGCGTGCGTGCACTCGACCGGACGCCCGTCGACGTGGACTTCGTGCCGCGTCGGGTCGACGACCAGATCCCCGGCCCGCAGCACCGCGCCGGGGCCGGTCCGCGGTCCGGACCGGCCCCGGCGCAGCAACGTCCGCACCCTGGCCACCAGTTCGCGGGGCCGGTAGGGCTTGGTCAGGTAGTCGTCGGCGCCGAGGTCCAGGCCGCGCAGCAGGTCGTACTCCGAGGCCCGCGCGGTCAGCACCAGCACCAGCACGTCGGACTCGGTACGCAGGGCGCGGCAGACGTCCAGGCCGTCCATCCCGGGCAGCATCACGTCGAGCACCAGCAGATCGGGCCGCTCGGCGCGGGCCTGGGCCAGCGCGTCGAGCCCGTCGTGCACGACCGCGACGGTGTGCCCTTCGTCTTCCAGGTACAGGCGGATCACCTCGGCCTGCTTGGGGTCGTCCTCGGCGACCAGCACACGGGAGGACATCGCCCCAGCCTAGCGGCCCGACAGCACTCGAACAGCGTCTTAACCGGACACTCATAACATTCCTCGACGCTGTCCTCATGAGGATTTTCCCCCTGAGGCTCGCACTGTGCCTGTGCGCGCTCGCGGTGCTTCCCGCCACCGTCTCGTGTGACAGCCCGGCCGCGCCGGCACCGGGCGTGGCCTCCTTGCCGGCCGTCCAGGCCCTGGCGGGCCCCGGCGCCGCGACCACCACGTCCACTGTGGACCGCCATCCGCAGCAGACCCTCAACACCACCGACGCCGAGTGGTGGGGCTGGATCCAGACGTACTGGAAATGCCTCGAGGACCATGGCGTGCCCTTCGGGGAGAAGTCGCCGGGCGTACTCGCGCCCAAGAGCAACGACGCCACCGTCCGCGGCCGGAACCCGGCCTACACCGGCGCGTTCGACCAGTGCGACCCCATCAAGCCGCTGCCTTCGCCGGAGCTGTCCCCCGACACCAATCCGCACTACCTGGACGGCTACCGCAAGGAGATCGCCTGCCTCAACCAGCACGGCATGAAGGTGACCCCGTTGCCCGGCGGTGGCGGCTGGAACTACGACGGCCGGCCGACGCTGTCCGCCGACCAGCAGTCCAAGATCGAGTTCGACTGCCGCAAGGATGCCTACAGTGCCCGGTAAGGCAGCCAAGATCGCCCTCGCCGCCGCCTTGGTCGTGGTGGCGGCCGGGGCCGGCGTCTGGTGGTTCGGCGACGCGCCTGGCCGGCCGTCGGCGGCGGCGCCGGCCGCGCCCAGCACCACGCAGGTCCGCCGGACGGACCTGTCCACCAGCACCTCCACCGCGGGGACGCTCGGCTACGGCGACACCCGGATGCTCAAGGGAACCAGCTCCGGCGTGGTGACCTGGCTGCCCGCGACGGGCACGACGGTGTCCCGTGGCGAGCAGGTCTACCGGGTCGACGACAAGCCGGTCACGCTCTTCGTCGGCGGCATTCCCTTGTACCGCAAGCTGGACGCGGCCGGCCTGGTCGGCAAGGA
This genomic interval carries:
- a CDS encoding sensor histidine kinase — encoded protein: MPPARFARRRSLVVRLTAVSALIAVSSIAATAWLAVEGTTRAIRQEQGQALSGDASTYDELIGYAAKNRDWNEVGDTVRLVAAKAGRRIVLTTAARTPIADSGSGAHTLPAQPSAVVDPLHVDPVLVPDTAPSGIDPRAVGPYALTPDERVSLQTAAAEEQFCLQDNRIPAEVRELPSGRPVVSPPGGGFVPTKCDTRALDQPTPTEARALDEVNALVTTCLKRQHASESAVVTLGFVVTGNQTQPAKSCVDSGRREQLAGYVAPPALLFVLSQDGEPQQAFPLSTANAERIVLVTLGVVGLAMLVMVAFASRLARPLRALTEAVRRDQRAAVTSRDEIGYLATAFNTLVERREQTEQQRRTMISDIAHELRNPLNAIGGRLEAAEDGHLPLDRALTHSLLEDTVLLQHIIEDLRDISDADAGQLRIHPETVLVADLVDQVVAAHAPDAREVALTATVDDPDLVLVADPVRLRQAIGNLVANALRYTPPGGRVTVRAAADGDQVVIEVADTGTGIAAEDLPFVFDRFWRADKSRARRTGGSGLGLAIVRHLVEAHDGVVAAGSGEGAVLTLRLPRSGPRHR
- a CDS encoding response regulator transcription factor, with product MSSRVLVAEDDPKQAEVIRLYLEDEGHTVAVVHDGLDALAQARAERPDLLVLDVMLPGMDGLDVCRALRTESDVLVLVLTARASEYDLLRGLDLGADDYLTKPYRPRELVARVRTLLRRGRSGPRTGPGAVLRAGDLVVDPTRHEVHVDGRPVECTHAEFALLEVFAAQPGRAFTRGRLLELTRGTDAYVTTRIIDVHVLNLRRKIERDPARPTRLVTVYGVGYKLTDAAG
- a CDS encoding dienelactone hydrolase family protein produces the protein MPTRTDQLQLADGTVGLPVWLPESGRGPGLVLVQEIFGLDAYLAGVAADLAALGYVVAVPELFWRFAPGWSSEHDEAGVTRAMEVSGAFDPAQGLLDVLAALAHLRALPEVTDGAGVLGFCLGGSLAFSAAAAGTPDVAISFYGSAVASDLASLAEVSCPLQFHFGGQDPFIPRSDVRAVESAVASHPDAEIHVQEDAGHAFHNRVAPMFHHPAAAARAWALTTEFLRRTLPA
- a CDS encoding NAD(P)-dependent oxidoreductase yields the protein MSRFTVIGGTGYAGSAIVTEAAARGHQVTALSRSLPDAPIPNVTYVQGDATDEATLSSVIEGADVAVAVLAPRGPLAGPFRDVYRTIARLADTEGVRLFVVGGASSLRPSPGADRFVTDLSQVPEELRDGILTDAAVIIEDLPATPATLDWVYVSPARGFGAHAPGERLGRYRLGDDVSVAPEDGGAISAADYALGFVDLIEKGEHHREQVNLSH
- a CDS encoding winged helix-turn-helix transcriptional regulator, with protein sequence MLTQTLRGLERDGLVHRTVHPEVPIRLEYQLTEAGRTLREPLRALEEWSITHLGSVSASQKSYDHTNRPPAAATDRDK
- a CDS encoding amidase; translation: MERSFQAAEELVTALRAGAVTSVELTEEAIARIERDDEVINAICVPDFDRARAAAHRADQARARGEDRPLLGIPVTVKESYDIAGLPTNWGMPQHRDYLPAEDAVQVSRLKAAGAVVLGKTNVPLGLQDIQTFNEIYGTTSNPWDHDRTSGGSSGGSAAALASGFGALSIGSDLGGSLRTPAHFCGIYAHKPTLGLAAPRGMVAPPAPPLPVDLDLAVVGPMARTARDLALLLDVMAGPDPLTLGKAHDLTLPPARHERLGDFRVLVLDEHPLIPTGSAVRAGVNRVADALADGGARVERHTPLLPDLTEAATLYMKLLISGSVARFPVDADEQLRTRAAGLSADDQSLDAVRQRAMVFSHRDWMEANNRRELHRHGWRQLFAEFDAVVCPITPTPAFPHDHSPNPLERRLDIDGVEYPYFDQLVWAGLATMPGLPATAIPAGRSAEGLPVGVQLIGPMFEDRTPLRLAELLEQKIGGFQAPKYQAAARPRIRTSTMPARSAASGVSSSAASRRCSPGR
- a CDS encoding DUF3500 domain-containing protein; this encodes MDDEDEKTRYRGFGPVLGLPIQNARVDLSALPPDFRKLFPPVLEKAKEPLVGITTDGHVVPDLFAIQDTGWNPGPASKAATAFLDCLTPTQRENVLFAVDADEWRMWINAFPSWDPHGLRLEDLEPAQRDRALAILQESLSTTGFSDARTAMKLNAALGELVGGYRDTLTEYSYSIAVFGTPSTTQPWGWQLWGHHLDVHCFILGRQMVLTPTFIGAEPTEADRGVHKGLRLFDEQRAAGLDLLRSLRPAQESQAVLHSSMRVQDLPAELADPLNGRHRGGAAQDNRVIPYAGLPAGGLSLPQRNSLLRLVNTYAQRLPDGPAAAFMENIEQHLDDTHLAWIGGTGDNDAFYYRVHSPVVLIEYDCQSGVFLDNDQPEPFHVHTIVRTPNGGDYGRDLLRRHLAHHHPQRAVR